In the genome of Nocardioides seonyuensis, one region contains:
- a CDS encoding ABC transporter permease: MTLLASSVAAVDPSCYNRTVNEWWCTAYFSDYRSELVEATTQHLVITLAAIVLGIVVAFPLALVARRVPRLESAILGGSTALYTIPSLALFPLLVPFTGITATTVVIGLALYALTILVRSMLDGLRAVPDEVRESARGLGYGATAQLYRIELPLALPVMMAGLRVATVSTVALTTVGALVANGGLGNLIAHGVSTDFRAELLAACLLCVVIAVLLDVLIVAAQRVLTPWTRTGGVS, translated from the coding sequence GTGACCCTACTCGCGAGCTCGGTCGCGGCCGTGGATCCGAGCTGCTACAACCGCACCGTCAACGAGTGGTGGTGCACCGCCTACTTCTCCGACTACCGCTCCGAGCTGGTCGAGGCCACGACCCAGCACCTGGTGATCACGCTGGCGGCGATCGTCCTGGGCATCGTGGTCGCGTTCCCGTTGGCTCTGGTGGCGCGACGGGTGCCGCGACTCGAGTCGGCGATCCTCGGCGGCTCCACCGCGCTCTACACGATCCCCTCGCTCGCGCTCTTCCCTCTGCTGGTGCCCTTCACCGGCATCACCGCCACGACCGTGGTCATCGGGCTCGCGCTCTACGCGCTGACGATCTTGGTGCGCAGCATGCTCGACGGGCTGCGCGCGGTCCCCGACGAGGTGCGCGAGTCGGCCCGGGGACTGGGCTACGGCGCCACCGCCCAGCTCTATCGCATCGAGCTGCCCCTCGCCCTCCCGGTGATGATGGCGGGCCTGAGGGTGGCGACGGTGTCGACCGTCGCGCTGACCACGGTCGGGGCGCTCGTCGCCAACGGCGGCCTCGGCAACCTCATCGCCCACGGCGTCTCCACCGACTTCCGGGCCGAGCTGCTCGCGGCCTGCCTGCTGTGCGTCGTCATCGCCGTGCTGCTCGACGTGCTCATCGTGGCCGCCCAGCGGGTGCTCACGCCGTGGACCCGGACGGGAGGCGTCTCATGA
- a CDS encoding ABC transporter permease, with the protein MRVFRDTWAYLSDPASWTGNGGILELLVQQLLLTATALGLALALGLPLALWLGHLGRGGFLAINISNVGRAVPTFALLALLVTADWPGISTIGPYGRGGIATLLALTLFALPPIITNAYVAVREVAPDVKEAATGMGMTPWQLFGRVELPLALPLVAAGVRLALVQVWATATIAAMVAGPGLGRIITDGFANSDYGKGIAGAVVVAVVAMVLEGLAALAQRAADPVPHTASSTAHTEAPLPTTT; encoded by the coding sequence ATGAGGGTCTTCCGTGACACGTGGGCCTACCTGTCCGACCCGGCCAGCTGGACCGGCAACGGCGGGATCCTCGAGCTCCTCGTGCAGCAGCTGCTGCTGACGGCCACCGCGCTGGGGCTGGCTCTCGCGCTCGGCCTCCCGCTCGCGCTCTGGCTCGGGCACCTCGGGCGAGGCGGCTTCCTGGCGATCAACATCTCCAACGTCGGGCGGGCGGTGCCCACGTTCGCGCTCCTGGCCCTGCTCGTCACCGCCGACTGGCCCGGCATCTCGACGATCGGCCCTTACGGACGCGGCGGCATCGCGACGCTCCTCGCTCTCACGCTGTTCGCGCTGCCGCCGATCATCACCAACGCCTACGTCGCCGTGCGCGAGGTCGCGCCCGACGTCAAGGAGGCGGCCACCGGCATGGGGATGACGCCCTGGCAGCTGTTCGGCCGCGTGGAGCTGCCGCTGGCGCTGCCGCTGGTCGCTGCTGGCGTGCGGCTGGCACTCGTCCAGGTGTGGGCGACCGCCACGATCGCCGCCATGGTCGCCGGCCCCGGGCTCGGCCGGATCATCACCGACGGCTTCGCCAACAGCGACTACGGGAAGGGAATCGCCGGGGCCGTGGTTGTCGCCGTCGTGGCGATGGTCCTCGAGGGCCTGGCGGCGCTCGCGCAGCGTGCCGCCGACCCCGTCCCGCACACCGCCAGCTCAACTGCACACACGGAAGCACCCCTGCCCACGACGACGTGA
- a CDS encoding ABC transporter substrate-binding protein: MQLRRIAAGALALSTVLLGAACAGDDLANDDTAADGGDKGSVKISGQDFGEVQIVAAMYEQLLDAEGYDASVQLVGTRDVYMAEGQFPGSIQLVPEYVGGIVDYLNTTVNGPDAEPLTTPDAEESIEAAESLLEDKGITLLDPSAAIDTNAFFVTQEYSESEGVTKLSDLEGKKVVVAAAEDCADRADCGAGLTKEYGIDVTEFLPLGFASPAVFKSVADGEAQLGLTSTTDGTLESQGMVLLEDDKQIQPAQNLIPAVSSEWLADNEEVEDILNDLMAALTTEKLTELNGKISVDREKPADIAQEFLESEGLL, encoded by the coding sequence ATGCAGCTACGACGAATCGCCGCGGGGGCCCTGGCCCTCAGCACGGTCCTCCTCGGCGCGGCCTGCGCCGGCGACGACCTCGCCAACGACGACACCGCCGCGGACGGGGGCGACAAGGGCTCGGTGAAGATCTCCGGCCAGGACTTCGGCGAGGTCCAGATCGTCGCCGCGATGTACGAGCAGCTCCTCGACGCCGAGGGGTACGACGCCTCGGTCCAGCTGGTCGGCACCCGCGACGTCTACATGGCCGAGGGCCAGTTCCCGGGCTCCATCCAGTTGGTGCCTGAGTACGTCGGCGGCATCGTCGACTACCTCAACACCACCGTCAACGGCCCCGACGCGGAGCCGCTCACGACCCCCGACGCCGAGGAGTCGATCGAGGCGGCCGAGTCCCTCCTGGAGGACAAGGGCATCACCCTGCTCGATCCCTCCGCCGCCATTGACACCAACGCGTTCTTCGTGACGCAGGAGTACTCCGAGTCCGAGGGCGTCACCAAGCTCTCGGACCTCGAGGGCAAGAAGGTCGTCGTCGCCGCGGCCGAGGACTGCGCCGACCGCGCCGACTGCGGAGCCGGCCTCACCAAGGAGTACGGCATCGACGTCACCGAGTTCCTGCCGCTGGGCTTCGCCTCGCCGGCGGTGTTCAAGTCCGTGGCCGACGGGGAGGCCCAGCTCGGCCTGACCTCGACCACCGACGGCACCCTGGAGTCGCAGGGCATGGTGCTGCTCGAGGACGACAAGCAGATCCAGCCGGCGCAGAACCTCATCCCGGCCGTCTCCTCGGAGTGGCTGGCCGACAACGAGGAGGTCGAGGACATCCTCAACGACCTGATGGCCGCCCTCACCACCGAGAAGCTCACCGAGCTCAACGGCAAGATCTCCGTCGACCGCGAGAAGCCGGCCGACATCGCCCAGGAGTTCCTCGAGTCCGAGGGCCTTCTCTGA
- a CDS encoding glycosyltransferase: protein MTIPIGSGHGLTNLEGHTDFDIVWPWNAGPLRRGATAVLRVKNEAPGLRFVLPPLLRACDHVLLVDNGSDDGTGEEALRVAAESGLGHKFTLKAYPFQVARAGAEHLAVNERSVHSLAYFYNWCFSHVRTRYSWKWDGDMVLTTEGEISMADLSWQVGMADAVIRFPRHGLYIESESKAYLDLGLRNIEEWGFPMSPDFVYAKAPEWEIRTTPDRIEQFALPQGLCVELKWLDGDEFAHWTNPESFATSIRNRRKRREWTVWNALHAGDVPEGVVEIEAPAGEHVVDHVTHTWLPRAPRPFVVDDPDHAKLHLRA from the coding sequence GTGACGATCCCGATCGGCTCTGGCCACGGCCTGACCAACCTCGAGGGCCACACCGACTTCGACATCGTCTGGCCCTGGAACGCCGGGCCGCTGCGGCGCGGCGCGACGGCCGTGCTGCGGGTCAAGAACGAGGCACCCGGGCTGCGCTTCGTGCTCCCGCCGCTGCTGCGGGCCTGCGACCACGTCCTGCTGGTCGACAACGGCTCCGACGACGGCACGGGTGAGGAGGCGCTGCGCGTCGCGGCCGAGTCGGGTCTCGGCCACAAGTTCACCCTGAAGGCCTACCCGTTCCAGGTCGCCCGGGCCGGAGCCGAGCACCTCGCCGTCAACGAGCGGTCGGTCCACTCGCTGGCCTACTTCTACAACTGGTGCTTCTCCCACGTCCGCACCCGCTACTCCTGGAAGTGGGACGGCGACATGGTGCTGACCACCGAGGGCGAGATCTCCATGGCCGACCTGTCCTGGCAGGTGGGCATGGCCGATGCGGTCATCAGGTTCCCGCGCCACGGTCTCTACATCGAGTCCGAGTCGAAGGCCTACCTCGACCTCGGCCTGCGCAACATCGAGGAGTGGGGCTTCCCGATGAGCCCCGACTTCGTCTACGCCAAGGCACCCGAGTGGGAGATCCGCACGACGCCGGACCGCATCGAGCAGTTCGCGCTCCCGCAGGGGCTGTGTGTCGAGCTGAAGTGGCTCGACGGCGACGAGTTCGCCCACTGGACCAACCCCGAGTCGTTCGCCACGTCGATCCGCAACCGCCGCAAGCGCCGTGAGTGGACCGTGTGGAACGCCTTGCACGCCGGCGACGTCCCGGAGGGAGTGGTCGAGATCGAGGCACCGGCCGGTGAGCACGTGGTCGACCACGTCACCCACACCTGGCTGCCCCGCGCACCCCGCCCCTTCGTCGTCGACGACCCCGACCACGCCAAGCTGCACCTGCGCGCCTGA
- a CDS encoding GNAT family N-acetyltransferase — protein MIPEDNRFESDPAGVLPEDPGLPEGWSAAAPDGSDPATVAELTELLRNHERAGRGWAGASEDDVLVEVSERGLSMRENLVVRDESDRIRAWGSVHDRAVGRMLFVHVVARDLEHALATRCSRVLLAWAEAQARAVGAARGLEVQQIDTGTFADDERLAGWLTAAGFEKVRTWWQMSRSVVPEEAELVPDPARWELDGVVFRRVEQQGDGMPEDGDLRAVHDVLEGAFTDHFNSAEETFDEFIHRLREDPGHRWDHWWLAEVDGEPAGALVGTVSESVSGPDGSYVSYLGVLGSARGRGVAKGLLHTIIADAAEQGRDRVGLEVDADSPTGADGMYVAMGWGTKYVTQSWHKDVRV, from the coding sequence GGCGTCCTGCCGGAGGATCCCGGACTGCCCGAGGGCTGGTCCGCCGCCGCCCCTGACGGCTCCGACCCCGCGACCGTCGCCGAGCTGACCGAGCTCCTGCGCAACCACGAGCGAGCAGGCCGTGGGTGGGCCGGTGCGAGCGAGGACGACGTCCTGGTCGAGGTGTCCGAGCGAGGCCTGTCGATGCGCGAGAACCTCGTCGTCCGCGACGAGTCCGACCGGATCCGTGCGTGGGGGAGCGTGCACGACCGGGCGGTCGGCCGGATGCTCTTCGTCCACGTCGTCGCGCGCGACCTCGAGCACGCCCTGGCCACCCGCTGCTCGCGCGTGCTCCTCGCGTGGGCCGAGGCCCAGGCCAGGGCGGTCGGCGCCGCCCGCGGCCTGGAGGTCCAGCAGATCGACACCGGCACCTTCGCCGACGACGAGCGGCTGGCGGGCTGGCTGACCGCGGCCGGCTTCGAGAAGGTGCGCACCTGGTGGCAGATGAGCCGCTCGGTGGTCCCCGAGGAGGCCGAGCTCGTTCCCGACCCCGCGCGCTGGGAGCTTGACGGCGTGGTCTTCCGGCGTGTCGAGCAGCAGGGCGACGGCATGCCCGAGGACGGCGACCTCCGCGCGGTCCACGACGTCCTCGAGGGTGCCTTCACCGACCACTTCAACTCCGCCGAGGAGACCTTCGACGAGTTCATCCACCGGCTGCGGGAGGACCCCGGCCACCGCTGGGACCACTGGTGGCTCGCCGAGGTCGACGGCGAGCCCGCGGGTGCCCTGGTGGGGACGGTCAGCGAGTCGGTCAGCGGTCCCGACGGGTCCTACGTCTCCTACCTCGGGGTGCTCGGGTCGGCCCGGGGCCGGGGCGTCGCCAAGGGGCTGCTCCACACGATCATCGCCGACGCCGCCGAGCAGGGCCGCGACCGCGTGGGCCTCGAGGTCGACGCCGACTCGCCGACCGGCGCCGACGGGATGTACGTCGCGATGGGCTGGGGCACCAAGTACGTCACGCAGTCATGGCACAAGGACGTGCGGGTCTGA
- a CDS encoding sulfotransferase family protein: MTEQAPSEKPHAQARAIDEINPDGVPRKVLFVAGAGRSGTSTLAGIVSRLGMHVPLPEVPPDDSNPRGFSEPQWVVDVHDEWLAEALVQVSDSRPSAWFDTGRICSREPARIRVSEWLEPHFDVHPELVVKDPRLSWFLGLWRVAAIRTGATPVFATMLRPPAEVVGSKQKYYANKLGSAHLAASWVNMLLHTERATRPTEGAGSRVFVRYEDLLTDWVKTTMALGHALDLQTIVHTRSDQIREVHRFIDPNLRRVNQTLADLGLPTRLHELTAETWEQLTRLADPDQGADSAEIHETFDQLRAAYTDLYEEAEAISRSTEVHARLQGKRQLLAELEDDTHGRRFADMVPHEVRAAIPPSVRRGVRKALGRERADGQ; encoded by the coding sequence GTGACTGAGCAGGCCCCGTCCGAGAAGCCGCACGCCCAGGCGAGGGCGATCGACGAGATCAACCCCGACGGCGTCCCGCGCAAGGTCCTCTTCGTCGCCGGGGCCGGCCGCAGCGGCACCAGCACGCTCGCCGGGATCGTCTCCCGGCTCGGCATGCACGTGCCGCTGCCGGAGGTGCCGCCCGACGACTCCAACCCGCGCGGCTTCAGCGAGCCGCAGTGGGTCGTCGACGTGCACGACGAGTGGCTCGCCGAGGCGCTTGTGCAGGTCAGCGACAGCCGGCCCAGCGCGTGGTTCGACACCGGCAGGATCTGCAGCCGCGAGCCCGCCCGCATCCGGGTGAGCGAGTGGCTCGAGCCCCACTTCGACGTCCACCCCGAGCTGGTCGTGAAGGACCCGCGGCTGAGCTGGTTCCTGGGCCTGTGGCGGGTGGCCGCCATCCGCACGGGTGCGACGCCCGTCTTCGCCACGATGCTGCGCCCGCCCGCGGAGGTGGTGGGGTCCAAGCAGAAGTACTACGCCAACAAGCTCGGCTCGGCCCACCTGGCGGCCAGCTGGGTCAACATGCTGCTCCACACCGAACGCGCCACCCGGCCCACCGAGGGTGCCGGCAGCCGGGTCTTCGTGCGCTACGAGGACCTGCTGACCGACTGGGTGAAGACCACGATGGCGCTGGGCCACGCCCTGGACCTGCAGACGATCGTCCACACCCGCAGCGACCAGATCCGCGAGGTGCACCGCTTCATCGACCCCAACCTGCGCCGGGTCAACCAGACGCTCGCCGACCTCGGCCTGCCGACGCGGTTGCACGAGCTGACTGCCGAGACCTGGGAGCAGCTCACCAGGCTGGCCGACCCCGACCAGGGTGCGGACTCGGCGGAGATCCACGAGACCTTCGACCAGCTCCGGGCCGCCTACACCGACCTCTACGAGGAAGCCGAGGCGATCAGCCGCTCGACCGAGGTGCACGCCCGCCTCCAGGGCAAGCGGCAGCTTCTCGCCGAGCTCGAGGACGACACCCACGGCCGCAGGTTCGCCGACATGGTCCCCCATGAGGTCCGGGCCGCGATCCCTCCGTCGGTACGTCGCGGTGTGCGCAAGGCGCTCGGCCGCGAACGCGCCGACGGCCAGTGA
- a CDS encoding glycosyltransferase family 2 protein, producing MKWFSRSPLVGVVVPAWGVERYLDECLRSLVRQEHARWEAVVVDDGSTDRTGEIADEWARRESRIRVVHTPNAGLGAARNVGVGHVRGDYLAFLDSDDVLRPTALATLVGSLEESGSDFATASVLQWHSGEPDGAIDEDSLVEPPWMRRLHQPPLRSARIEQRPELLGDVFAWNKLFRRSWWDAQRLAWPEGTRYEDQPTTTRAFLAGTFDVLTESTYLWRIREGSITQTRASIEDLRDRWETKRMSLESVREHGSAEVEEVYVDRVLAGDLWRYFLLVPDCSPEWWGLLRAGVLEFWGQRSLVHSGLPPVHRLAGWLVEQDRRADVAALMTWVSSLDGQPAPRGQDVATGAWRIVVPPSVLDETTVDPAALALRDHEVTRPL from the coding sequence ATGAAGTGGTTCTCCCGGTCCCCCCTGGTCGGCGTGGTCGTCCCCGCGTGGGGCGTCGAGCGCTACCTCGACGAATGCCTGCGCTCCCTCGTCCGGCAGGAGCACGCCCGGTGGGAGGCCGTCGTCGTCGACGACGGCTCGACCGACCGGACCGGCGAGATCGCCGACGAGTGGGCGCGCCGGGAGAGCCGGATCCGCGTGGTGCACACGCCCAACGCCGGCCTGGGCGCCGCCCGCAACGTCGGGGTCGGCCACGTCCGCGGCGACTACCTGGCGTTCCTCGACTCCGACGACGTGCTCCGGCCCACCGCCCTCGCCACCCTGGTCGGGTCGCTCGAGGAGTCCGGGTCCGACTTCGCCACCGCCTCGGTCCTGCAGTGGCACTCAGGAGAGCCCGACGGCGCCATCGACGAGGACAGCCTCGTGGAGCCCCCATGGATGAGGCGACTCCACCAGCCGCCCCTGCGCTCTGCGCGGATCGAGCAGCGGCCCGAGCTCCTCGGTGACGTCTTCGCGTGGAACAAGCTCTTCCGCCGCTCGTGGTGGGACGCGCAGCGCCTCGCCTGGCCCGAGGGCACCCGCTACGAGGACCAGCCCACGACCACCCGGGCGTTCCTGGCCGGCACGTTCGACGTGCTCACCGAGAGCACCTACCTGTGGCGCATCCGCGAGGGCTCCATCACCCAGACCCGCGCGTCGATCGAGGACCTGCGCGACCGCTGGGAGACCAAGCGGATGTCGCTGGAGTCGGTGCGGGAGCACGGCTCGGCCGAGGTCGAGGAGGTGTACGTCGACCGCGTCCTCGCCGGCGACCTGTGGCGCTACTTCCTGCTGGTCCCCGACTGCTCACCCGAGTGGTGGGGCCTGCTGCGCGCGGGGGTGCTGGAGTTCTGGGGGCAGCGCTCGCTCGTGCACTCAGGGCTCCCACCGGTCCACCGGCTGGCAGGCTGGCTGGTCGAGCAGGACCGCCGCGCCGACGTCGCCGCGCTGATGACGTGGGTGTCCTCGCTCGACGGGCAGCCCGCCCCACGCGGCCAGGACGTCGCCACCGGTGCCTGGCGGATCGTCGTACCACCCTCGGTGCTCGACGAGACCACCGTGGATCCCGCAGCGCTGGCGCTGCGGGACCACGAGGTCACGCGCCCGCTGTAA
- a CDS encoding ABC transporter ATP-binding protein, which yields MDATASGPGEPMIRLSGVGKTYDDGTVAVQEVDLDVAAGEMVCLVGPSGCGKSTTLKMINRLIEPTTGRIFLDGQDVTDADPVELRRGIGYVIQQVGLFPHQRIINNVMTVPLLYGESKATARERARELLDTVGLDPDQYADRYPHQLSGGQRQRVGVARALAANPPVLLMDEPFGAVDPVVRTRLQDEFMRLQRDLGKTVVLVTHDIDEAVRMGNRVAIFAAGGRLAQYATPTELLARPADDFVADFVGSTRGLRRLAVTPLREEHLEPLDGVTGGALGSAIDLDSSLEEALAALLRDDKPMIGVKDGARFVGVLTPAGVHRALRESLR from the coding sequence ATGGACGCTACCGCTTCGGGCCCCGGCGAGCCCATGATCCGGCTCTCGGGCGTGGGCAAGACCTACGACGACGGGACCGTGGCGGTCCAGGAGGTCGACCTCGACGTCGCGGCCGGCGAGATGGTCTGCCTGGTCGGCCCGTCGGGCTGCGGCAAGTCCACGACCCTGAAGATGATCAACCGGCTGATCGAGCCGACCACCGGGCGGATCTTCCTCGACGGCCAGGACGTCACCGACGCCGACCCGGTCGAGCTGCGCCGCGGCATCGGCTACGTCATCCAGCAGGTCGGGCTCTTCCCCCACCAGCGGATCATCAACAACGTCATGACCGTGCCGCTGCTCTACGGCGAGTCGAAGGCCACCGCGCGCGAGCGGGCGCGTGAGCTCCTCGACACCGTCGGCCTGGACCCCGACCAGTACGCCGACCGCTACCCCCACCAGCTCTCGGGAGGCCAGCGCCAGCGGGTGGGCGTGGCGCGAGCGCTCGCCGCCAACCCGCCGGTGCTCCTCATGGACGAGCCGTTCGGCGCCGTGGACCCCGTGGTCCGCACCCGCCTGCAGGACGAGTTCATGCGACTGCAACGGGACCTCGGCAAGACCGTCGTGCTCGTGACGCACGACATCGACGAGGCCGTCCGGATGGGCAACCGGGTCGCGATCTTCGCCGCAGGCGGTCGGCTCGCGCAGTACGCCACTCCCACCGAGCTGCTCGCCCGCCCCGCTGACGACTTCGTCGCCGACTTCGTCGGGTCGACGCGAGGGCTGCGTCGCCTGGCCGTCACCCCCCTGCGCGAGGAGCACCTCGAGCCCCTCGACGGGGTCACGGGAGGCGCGCTGGGCTCAGCGATCGACCTCGACTCCTCGCTCGAGGAGGCGCTGGCAGCCCTGCTGCGCGACGACAAGCCGATGATCGGGGTGAAGGACGGCGCACGCTTCGTGGGCGTCCTCACCCCCGCCGGCGTGCACCGGGCGCTGCGGGAGTCGCTGCGCTGA
- a CDS encoding Rossmann-like and DUF2520 domain-containing protein, translating to MTKSVAGLRVGVVGAGRVGAVLAAALRAAGYDVVGAAGESDASRRRIAALLPGVEVAKPSDVARGCDLLLLTVPDDMLSNVVTMMSASGAIHEGQVVAHTSGRHGLAVLEPARAAGARTIALHPAMTFTGTEVDLPRLAGCVFGVTAADEDRELTEALVADLGGRPTWIREELRTLYHAGLAHGANHLVTLVTEAMEILSATGTVDPAATLRPLLTAALDNALEQGDAALTGPIVRGDVETVRAHLADLAAKAPDTLPSYLAMARATLDRAVTDGRVLPIRAAKMLQVLEAAESAQTSRRAGANHVPSRRVPPAESAPTRR from the coding sequence ATGACGAAGTCCGTTGCTGGGTTGCGCGTGGGTGTGGTCGGCGCCGGCCGTGTCGGTGCCGTGCTGGCTGCCGCTCTCCGCGCTGCTGGGTACGACGTCGTGGGCGCCGCCGGCGAGTCCGACGCGTCCCGCCGCCGCATCGCCGCACTGCTCCCCGGGGTCGAGGTCGCGAAGCCGTCCGACGTGGCCCGCGGCTGCGACCTCCTGCTGCTGACGGTCCCCGACGACATGCTCTCCAACGTCGTCACCATGATGAGCGCGAGCGGCGCCATCCACGAGGGGCAGGTCGTCGCCCACACGTCGGGTCGCCACGGCCTCGCCGTGCTGGAGCCGGCACGCGCGGCGGGGGCTCGCACGATCGCCCTCCACCCGGCGATGACGTTCACCGGCACCGAGGTCGACCTGCCGCGCCTGGCCGGGTGCGTCTTCGGCGTCACCGCCGCCGACGAGGACCGTGAGCTCACCGAGGCCCTCGTCGCCGACCTGGGCGGACGCCCCACGTGGATCCGCGAGGAGCTGCGCACGCTCTACCACGCGGGCCTGGCCCACGGCGCCAACCACCTCGTCACGCTGGTCACCGAGGCGATGGAGATCCTCTCCGCGACCGGGACGGTCGATCCCGCAGCCACCCTGCGACCGCTGCTGACGGCCGCCCTGGACAACGCCCTCGAGCAGGGCGACGCCGCTCTCACCGGACCCATCGTGCGCGGCGACGTCGAGACCGTCCGCGCCCACCTGGCCGACCTGGCCGCCAAGGCGCCCGACACGTTGCCGTCCTACCTCGCGATGGCCCGCGCCACGCTCGACCGTGCCGTGACCGACGGCCGGGTGCTCCCGATCCGGGCGGCCAAGATGCTGCAGGTCCTCGAGGCCGCCGAGTCGGCGCAAACCTCCCGCCGAGCCGGCGCCAACCACGTGCCGAGTCGGCGCGTGCCTCCTGCCGA